Proteins co-encoded in one Arachis stenosperma cultivar V10309 chromosome 7, arast.V10309.gnm1.PFL2, whole genome shotgun sequence genomic window:
- the LOC130941882 gene encoding BAG family molecular chaperone regulator 4-like — protein sequence MKMKRISLSSSKRAPATNNNNNNYMMVEESSISIDWEVRPGGMLVQKRQEKIVDSSSSSSCSSPMIKVKVSHGCNHHEVNVPSQSTFGHLKGVLASETGLEPKEQRLIFRGKEKEDEECLHMEGVKDMSKVILLEDPASTERKLQEMQRRQEDIIIPKAIESVSNVRTQVDKLHQKVVDLERTVCGGIKVEDKEFVVLTELLMVQLLGLDSIAADGEAKVQRRIEVQRIQSYVDKIDKIKARNSAPLGNDANNNAVLVTNKWEPFESGIGSFTSPTPFKSSTTIITQNWELFE from the exons atgaaaatgaaaagaatatCACTATCTTCGTCAAAACGTGCACCAGcaactaataataataacaataattatatgATGGTTGAGGAAAGTAGTATTAGTATAGATTGGGAGGTGAGGCCTGGTGGAATGCTTGTTCAGAAGAGACAAGAAAAAATTGttgactcttcttcttcttcttcttgttcaagtcCAATGATCAAAGTTAAGGTCTCTCATGGTTGTAATCACCATGAGGTTAATGTTCCTTCACAATCCACTTTTG GGCATTTAAAAGGTGTCCTTGCATCTGAAACTGGCCTAGAACCTAAGGAACAAAGGCTAATATTTAGAGGGAAAGAGAAGGAGGATGAAGAATGCTTGCACATGGAGGGAGTGAAAGACATGTCTAAGGTCATATTGTTAGAGGATCCAGCCAGCACAGAGAGGAAGCTTCAGGAGATGCAGAGAAGGCAAGAAGATATAATAATTCCAAAGGCAATTGAATCAGTCTCCAATGTCAGAACACAAGTTGATAAGCTACATCAAAAG GTGGTTGATTTGGAGAGGACTGTTTGTGGTGGTATTAAGGTTGAGGACAAAGAGTTTGTTGTCTTGACAGAGCTACTAATGGTTCAATTGCTTGGGTTGGATTCCATTGCTGCTGATGGAGAAGCTAAAGTACAGAGAAGAATTGAG GTTCAGCGTATACAAAGTTATGTGGACAAAATTGACAAAATAAAAGCAAGAAATTCTGCTCCTTTAGGCAATGATGCTAACAACAATGCGGTGTTAGTGACCAACAAATGGGAGCCATTTGAATCAGGAATTGGAAGCTTCACGTCACCAACTCCATTCAAATCATCAACTACTATCATCACTCAAAATTGGGAATTGTTTGAGTGA